CACGGCTGACCCGGGCCACCTGGACCGGGTCAATATCGCCCTGATAGGGGCAGCCCAGTACGGTTGAAACATAGCCACGCACGCGAATTCCTTCGCTCCGCGCCTGTTCAATCAACGGGGCAAAGCGCTCAAGACTTTCGGCGATGGAGCAGTTGATGTTCTTCTGCGTAAAGGCCTCGGAGGCTGCGCTGAATACCGCAACCTCCTCAACGCCGGCGGCGATGGCGCCTTCCAGCCCCTTCAGGTTGGGGGCCAGGGCCGAATAGGTGACACCGGGCTTGCGCTGAATGCCCGCCATGACCGCGCTGGCATCACCCATCTGTGGTACCCACTTGGGAGAGACAAAACTGGCGGCTTCGATATGGATCAGGCCGGTGGCACTGAGCCGGTTGATCAATTCAACCTTGACCTCGGTGGCGATCACCGGTCCCGGCTCATTCTGTAGGCCGTCCCGTGGTGCCATCTCGACGATGCGGACCTGTTGCGGGAATGCCATCAGGCGGCCTCCTCTGAGTCGAGTTCAAGTGCGATCAGCTCTGCACCTTCCGACACCAGATCACCCTCGGCAAAGAACACCTCACTGACGCTGCCATCAGCCGGCGCCTTGATTGCGTGTTCCATCTTCATTGCCTCCATGATCACCAGTGTCTGGCCCGATTTGACGCGATCACCGGCCTTCACCATCACCGCAACCACCGAGCCGTTCATGGGTGCCTGAAGTCCGCCTTCACTGGCCTGATCTTCGAGACCGAACTGCTCACGGTGCAACGCACAGTGGAAGGTTTCACCTTCATGGAACAGCGCCAGCTGATCCTGATGCAGATCGCCACAGATGCTGAAGCGATGACCGTTTACGGTCGCCTGCAGGCGATCATCGTCAAGGCTGGCGCGGACGTCGTAGCAGCTGTCACCAATGCGGATTTCGTAATGATCGTCCTGTTCCAGAATGCTCAGACTGTGCTGAACATCATCGCTGAGCAGGTTCATTGGTCGTGCATAGCGTGAATTCAAACGCCAGCTGTTTTGACGCGCAAAGGGTGAGAAGGGGTCCGCGGGCAGGGTCTGTTCAGCCTTGTTGCGCAACAGGAAGAAGCAGGCACTCAGTACCAGTCCCAGGTTCTCGTCCAGACGTGCAGGCGGGAACAGCAGGGCTTCATGCTTGCCGATAAAGCCGGTATCCAGCTCTTCGTTGCGGAAGGGCGCCGAGTCGGCCAGTGCATGCAGGAAGCGGATGTTGGTCTTGACGCCGCCGATCCGATACTCCTCCAGCGCCTGCACCATACGGTTGATGGCGCGTTCGCGACTGTCATCCCATACGATCAGTTTGGCAATCATCGGGTCGTAGTGGATGCTGACCTCGTCACCCTCGACCACACCGGTATCCACACGCACGTGGGCATTTTCATCCGGAGTGCGCAAGTAACGCAGGGTGCCGGTGGCCGGCAGGAAGTCATGGTCCGGGTCTTCGGCGTAGATACGGGCTTCCAGGGCATGACCCCGCAGCTTTATCTGATCCTGCTGCAACGGCAGCGGCTCGCCATTGGCAACACGCAGCTGCCATTCCACCAGGTCCTGAGCGGTTATCATCTCGGTGACAGGATGTTCGACCTGCAGACGCGTATTCATCTCCATAAAGTAGAAGGAGCCATCCACGTCATACAGGAACTCGACAGTACCGGCACCCACGTAGTCGATCGCTTGGGCGGCGCGTACGGCGGCTTCACCCATTGCTTTGCGGGTCTCGGGGCTGAGTCCCGGAGCGGGTGCCTCTTCCAGTACCTTCTGGTGACGGCGCTGAACAGAGCAGTCACGTTCGGCAAGGTACACACCGTTGCCTTTACTGTCACAGAACACCTGAATCTCGACGTGGCGGGGCTGGGTCAGGTATTTCTCGATCAACATGTCCGGGTTGCCAAACGCGTTTTTCGCTTCGCGCTGGGCAGCGGCCAAGGCATCGTCGAATTCGCTCATTGCCTCAACCACGCGCATGCCTTTGCCGCCACCACCGGCGACCGCTTTCAACAGCAGCGGGAAGCCGCATTTCTTGGCTTCGACACGCAGAAGCTCCGGAGACTGGTCGTCGCCGTGGTAACCCGGTACCAGAGGAACACCGGCATCCTGCATTATCGCCTTGGCGGCAGATTTGGAGCCCATGGCAGCGATGGCAGAGGCGGGCGGACCGATAAAGACGATATCATTGGCTTCACAGGCCTTGGCGAAGTCGGTGTTCTCGGACAGAAAACCGTAACCCGGATGAATGGCCTGAGCACCGCTGGATTTGGCGATCTCGATGATTTTGTCGGCACGCAGATAGCTTTCACTGCTCGCGGCCGGGCCCAGGAGGAAGGCTTCGTCCGCCATGGCAACATGGCGCGCATGACGGTCCGCTTCCGAATAGACGGCAACACAACGGATGCCGAGGCGGTGGGCGGTCTGAATCACTCGGCAGGCGATCTCGCCGCGATTGGCAATCAGAATCTTGTTAAACATGGCAAATTAATCCTCGATCCAGTTCGGTGTGCGTTTGTCGAGGAAGGCGCTAAGCCCTTCCTGACCCTCTGCGCTGACACGGATATCGGCAATGCGGCAGGCCGTGTCATCGATGACCGACTGGTCAATGGTTTTCTGGCTGACGGCAAAAATCAGTTCTTTTGCGGCATGCATCGCCTGAGGGCTGTTGCGGCGCAGCTGGGCAATGAAGCGGCTGCAGGCTTCATCGAGCAGATCGGCGTGGGGCACAACCTGATGCACCAGTCCGGCGTCAGCCGCGATTTTGGCGCTGAAGGGTTCAGCGGTGAGGAAGTAGCGGCGGGACAGCCGCTCGCCCAAAGCCCGCACCACATAGGGGCTAATCACGGCCGGGATCAGGCCGATTTTGACTTCGCTGAGGCAAAACGAGCTCTGCTCAGTGGCGATGACGATATCGCAGCAGGCGGCAAGCCCAACGGCACCGCCGTAAGCGGCGCCCTGAACCAGCCCGATGGTGGGTTTACTGTGATTATTCAGCACTTCCATCAGTCGGGCCAGCTGGCCAGCATCCTCAAGATTTTCCTGATGGCTGTTCTGCGCCATCCGTTTCATCCAGCCCAGATCAGCTCCAGCAGAAAAATTGCGGCCATTGGATCGCAGTACCAGTACCCGTACCTCGGGACTCCGGTCAGTGGATTCCAGTGCCTCGATCAGGGCCGCAATGATGCTGTCGTCAAAGGCGTTGTGTACCTCTGGCCGGTTCAGCGTCAGGGTTGCAACCCCCTGGTCTGAGATCTGCAGCAATACGGCGTTATTGTTATTGTCCATAGCGCTTTCCTTATTATGTCTCGACCGGTTACATGCGGAAGACGCCGAAACGGGTGTCGTCAATCGGCTTGTTCAATGCTGCTGAAAGTCCCATGCCGATCACGTCACGCGTCTGGGCCGGATCGATGACGCCGTCATCCCAGAGGCGGGCACTGGCGTAATAGGGATGGCCCTGGTGCTCATAGGTGTCGATGATCGGTTTCTTGAATGCCTTCTCTTCATCCGCTGACCAGGTTTCGCCGCTGCGTTCCATGCCGTCACGCTTAACGGTTGCCAGCACACCGGCGGCCTGCTCGCCGCCCATGACCGAGATACGGGCGTTGGGCCACATCCAGAGGAAGTTGGGGCTGTAGGCGCGTCCGCACATGCCGTAGTTGCCGGCACCGAAACTGCCACCGATCAGTACGGTGAGCTTGGGCACATTGGCACAGGCAACGGCTGTTACCATCTTGGCACCGTGTTTGGCGATACCTTCGGACTCAGCCTTCTGCCCTACCATGAAGCCGGTAATGTTTTGCAGGAACAGCAGAGGAATTTTGCGCTGGCAGCAGAGCTCGATGAAGTGGGCGCCTTTCTGCGCTGAGTCACCGAACAGAATGCCGTTGTTGGCGACGATGCCAACCGGGTAGCCATGGATATGAGCAAAACCGGTCACCAGCGTTGTGCCATAGTATTTCTTGAACTCATCAAATTCGGAGCCATCCACGATGCGGGCAATGACTTCACGCACATCGTAGGGTTTGCGCAGGTCGGTGCCGACAACGCCATAGAGCTCGTCTGCGGAGTAGAGTGGGGCGACGGGCTTGCGCAGGTTGAGATCACTCAGCTGCTTGCGGTGGTTGAGGTTTTTTACACAATCGCGGGCGATCTGCAGCGCGTGTTGATCATTTTCAGCGTAATGGTCGGCAACACCGGAGACCTTGCAGTGCACATCAGCGCCACCCAGGTCCTCGGCACTGACCACTTCACCGGTCGCGGCTTTCACCAGAGGAGGGCCGGCCAGAAAGATGGTGCCCTGGTTGCGCACGATGATCGATTCATCCGCCATGGCAGGAACGTAGGCGCCACCGGCGGTACACAGGCCCATTACTACCGCGATTTGCGGAATGCCCTTGGAGGACATGCGGGCCTGATTGAAGAAGATGCGACCGAAGTGATCACGATCCGGAAACACGTCATCCTGACGGGGCAGGTTGGCACCACCGGAGTCAACCAGATAGATGCAGGGCAGGTGGTTCTGTTCGGCGATTTCCTGAGCGCGCAGGTGTTTTTTCACCGTGACCGGGTAATAGGTGCCGCCCTTTACCGTGGCGTCGTTGGCGATGATCATGCATTCCACACCGCTGACGCGACCGATACCGGTAATGATACCGGCGGCCGGTACCTCTTCCTCATACACGTTGTAACCGGCCAGCTGAGACAGCTCAAGGAAGGGTGAACCTTCGTCGATCAGGGTGTTGATACGCTCGCGGGGCAGCAGCTTGCCGCGTGACAGGTGGCGTTCCTGGTTTTTAGGGCCGCCTCCCTGTTCAATCATGGATACCTTGTCGCGCAGGTCGGTGATGGCTGCCGCCATGGCGTCGTGATTGGCACGGAACTCGTCCGAGCGTGGGTTAACTTTACTGTGCAATTGAGTCATCAGGTCGCTCCCCGTTTTGCCGGGCAGACGGGCTGCCCGGACGGTGTCGATTATTCTTGTTGGTTGAGGAAAGCTTATTTGTTGAGGAACAGCTCACGGCCAATCAGCATGCGGCGAATCTCGGAGGTGCCGGCACCAATCTCGTACAGCTTGGCATCGCGCAGCAGACGACCAGTCGGGAATTCATTGATGTAGCCGTTGCCGCCCAGCAGCTGGATGGCATCCAGTGCCACCTTGGTAGCCATTTCGGCTGAGTAGAGAATGGCTCCGGCGGCATCCTTGCGGGTGGTTTCGCCGCGGTCGGCAGACTGGGCCACCATATAAACGTAGGATTTGGCAGCGTTCATTTGGGTATACATGTCAGCCACCTTGCCCTGTACCAGCTCAAACTCGCCGATGGCCTGACCGAACTGCTTGCGATCGCGGATATAAGGCACCACGATGTCCATCGCCGCCTGCATGATGCCCAGCGGGCCACCGGACAGTACCAGACGCTCGTAGTCCAGCCCGCTCATCAGCACCTTAACGCCGCCGTTCAATTCACCGAGGATGTTTTCCTTGGGTACCTTGGCGTCCTGGAATACCAGCTCGCAGGTGTTGGAGCCGCGCATGCCCAGCTTGTCCAGCTTCTGTGCCTGGGTGAAACCTTCGGTATCACGCTCAACAATAAAGGCGGTGATACCCTTGGGGCCGGCAGCCGGGTCGGTCTTGGCGTAGATCACATAGACGTTGGCATCGGGGCCGTTGGTGATCCACATTTTGTTGCCGTTAAGCACATAATGGTCACCGGCATCGCGCGCGGTGAGTTTCATCGACACCACATCGGAACCCGCGTTGGGCTCGGACATCGCCAGGGCCCCGATATGTTCACCGCTGATCAGTTTGGGTAGATATTTGGCGCGCTGCTCATCGTTACCGTTGCGGTGAATCTGGTTGACGCACAGGTTGGAATGAGCACCGTAAGACAGGCCAACGGAGGCGGAAGCACGGCTGATCTCTTCCATGGCAATAACATGGGCCAGGTAGCCCATCTCAACGCCACCCCATTCTTCCTTTACCGTAATCCCAAGCAGACCCATGTCGCCAAACTTGCGCCAGAGATCGTTCGGGAACAGGTTTTCGTGGTCAATCGCTTCGGCACGGGGAGCAATTTCCTGAGCGGCGAAACTGTTGATCTGTTCGCGCAGCATGTCGATGGTTTCGCCCAGTCCAAAGTTCAGTTCAGAATATGCAGAGATCATTATGTCCACCTTTGATTATGATGCCGTGATCCAGTCACTCGGTCGTCATCTTTTTTTGTTGTAGTTCGGTTAGTGCTTCGCGGCAGCGGGTTTCTGCGCTGTCCAGTTCAAGCTGTACCATTGCAATGTCATTCAGCTGTTGCTCCAGTTCCGCACGTTTGGTCGTGATGGTCTTGAGCATCAAGTTGAGCTGTTTCTCGCTGCCGCTGAGTGTTTCATCCCAGAGATCAAACAGCTCCCTGGTCTCGGCAAGAGAGAACCCAAGGCGCTTGCCGCGCAGAATCAGTTTCAGCCTTACCCGATCCTTACTGCTGTAAATGCGCGTCTGTCCACGACGTGTTGGGTGCAGCAACCTCTGGTCTTCATAGAAGCGGATGCTGCGAGTTGTTACATCAAATTCGCTGGCCAGTTCGCTGATGGAGTAGGTCCTACTCATGTGGCTCTGAATCCTGTTGCTTATCGTGTATATGCAGGCTAAATGAAGTTTACGTTAACGTAAAGTGTCGAGAAATTAATTTTATTGCGCAATGTGTACAGAGCTTTATGGTTAACCTATTGAAAATATTGATATATGTTGTAGTTTTATCTGTATTCGAACTGCTTGTTTAGACTAAAGTAGTAATTGTATTCCCCTAAGGTAAATTGCTAGTTTGCGTCCATACCTTACGTTCAAGTAAGAATCCGACGCCTAGTGCGAAAGCCAGCATAAAAACAACAAAGAGGCTTGGTTTACACATGAGTGCAGACTACGTTCTCGAAACTCGTAACCTTGTAAAAGAGTTTAAGGGTTTCACCGCGGTAGATGACGTCAACCTTCAGGTGACACGCGGAAACATACACGCCCTTATCGGCCCCAACGGAGCCGGTAAGACTACAGTTTTTAACCTGCTAACCAAGTTTTTGATCCCCACAACGGGTCAGATTCTATTCAATGGCCGTGACATCACGTCCATGAGACCGGCTGCCATCGCTCGTGCGGGTGTGGTGCGCTCATTTCAGATATCCGCGGTGTTTCCACACCTTACGGTACTGGAGAATGTGCGTATTGCGCTGCAGCGCAAGGAAGGCAATAGCTTTCATTTCTGGCGCTCCCAAAATGTACTCAACAAGCTCAATGATCGAGCAG
This DNA window, taken from Marinobacterium iners, encodes the following:
- a CDS encoding hydroxymethylglutaryl-CoA lyase — translated: MAFPQQVRIVEMAPRDGLQNEPGPVIATEVKVELINRLSATGLIHIEAASFVSPKWVPQMGDASAVMAGIQRKPGVTYSALAPNLKGLEGAIAAGVEEVAVFSAASEAFTQKNINCSIAESLERFAPLIEQARSEGIRVRGYVSTVLGCPYQGDIDPVQVARVSRDLIDMGCYEISLGDTIGTGTPLKAKRMLEAVTKVVPISQLAAHFHDTYGQALANLYAVLEEGIAVIDSSTAGLGGCPYARGASGNVATEDVLYLLQGLGIDTGVDLQAVVNTGHWITQQLGRHNGSKVAQAMGDCTPRSAASQ
- a CDS encoding acetyl/propionyl/methylcrotonyl-CoA carboxylase subunit alpha; translated protein: MFNKILIANRGEIACRVIQTAHRLGIRCVAVYSEADRHARHVAMADEAFLLGPAASSESYLRADKIIEIAKSSGAQAIHPGYGFLSENTDFAKACEANDIVFIGPPASAIAAMGSKSAAKAIMQDAGVPLVPGYHGDDQSPELLRVEAKKCGFPLLLKAVAGGGGKGMRVVEAMSEFDDALAAAQREAKNAFGNPDMLIEKYLTQPRHVEIQVFCDSKGNGVYLAERDCSVQRRHQKVLEEAPAPGLSPETRKAMGEAAVRAAQAIDYVGAGTVEFLYDVDGSFYFMEMNTRLQVEHPVTEMITAQDLVEWQLRVANGEPLPLQQDQIKLRGHALEARIYAEDPDHDFLPATGTLRYLRTPDENAHVRVDTGVVEGDEVSIHYDPMIAKLIVWDDSRERAINRMVQALEEYRIGGVKTNIRFLHALADSAPFRNEELDTGFIGKHEALLFPPARLDENLGLVLSACFFLLRNKAEQTLPADPFSPFARQNSWRLNSRYARPMNLLSDDVQHSLSILEQDDHYEIRIGDSCYDVRASLDDDRLQATVNGHRFSICGDLHQDQLALFHEGETFHCALHREQFGLEDQASEGGLQAPMNGSVVAVMVKAGDRVKSGQTLVIMEAMKMEHAIKAPADGSVSEVFFAEGDLVSEGAELIALELDSEEAA
- a CDS encoding enoyl-CoA hydratase/isomerase family protein — its product is MDNNNNAVLLQISDQGVATLTLNRPEVHNAFDDSIIAALIEALESTDRSPEVRVLVLRSNGRNFSAGADLGWMKRMAQNSHQENLEDAGQLARLMEVLNNHSKPTIGLVQGAAYGGAVGLAACCDIVIATEQSSFCLSEVKIGLIPAVISPYVVRALGERLSRRYFLTAEPFSAKIAADAGLVHQVVPHADLLDEACSRFIAQLRRNSPQAMHAAKELIFAVSQKTIDQSVIDDTACRIADIRVSAEGQEGLSAFLDKRTPNWIED
- a CDS encoding carboxyl transferase domain-containing protein translates to MTQLHSKVNPRSDEFRANHDAMAAAITDLRDKVSMIEQGGGPKNQERHLSRGKLLPRERINTLIDEGSPFLELSQLAGYNVYEEEVPAAGIITGIGRVSGVECMIIANDATVKGGTYYPVTVKKHLRAQEIAEQNHLPCIYLVDSGGANLPRQDDVFPDRDHFGRIFFNQARMSSKGIPQIAVVMGLCTAGGAYVPAMADESIIVRNQGTIFLAGPPLVKAATGEVVSAEDLGGADVHCKVSGVADHYAENDQHALQIARDCVKNLNHRKQLSDLNLRKPVAPLYSADELYGVVGTDLRKPYDVREVIARIVDGSEFDEFKKYYGTTLVTGFAHIHGYPVGIVANNGILFGDSAQKGAHFIELCCQRKIPLLFLQNITGFMVGQKAESEGIAKHGAKMVTAVACANVPKLTVLIGGSFGAGNYGMCGRAYSPNFLWMWPNARISVMGGEQAAGVLATVKRDGMERSGETWSADEEKAFKKPIIDTYEHQGHPYYASARLWDDGVIDPAQTRDVIGMGLSAALNKPIDDTRFGVFRM
- a CDS encoding isovaleryl-CoA dehydrogenase — encoded protein: MISAYSELNFGLGETIDMLREQINSFAAQEIAPRAEAIDHENLFPNDLWRKFGDMGLLGITVKEEWGGVEMGYLAHVIAMEEISRASASVGLSYGAHSNLCVNQIHRNGNDEQRAKYLPKLISGEHIGALAMSEPNAGSDVVSMKLTARDAGDHYVLNGNKMWITNGPDANVYVIYAKTDPAAGPKGITAFIVERDTEGFTQAQKLDKLGMRGSNTCELVFQDAKVPKENILGELNGGVKVLMSGLDYERLVLSGGPLGIMQAAMDIVVPYIRDRKQFGQAIGEFELVQGKVADMYTQMNAAKSYVYMVAQSADRGETTRKDAAGAILYSAEMATKVALDAIQLLGGNGYINEFPTGRLLRDAKLYEIGAGTSEIRRMLIGRELFLNK
- a CDS encoding MerR family transcriptional regulator; translated protein: MSRTYSISELASEFDVTTRSIRFYEDQRLLHPTRRGQTRIYSSKDRVRLKLILRGKRLGFSLAETRELFDLWDETLSGSEKQLNLMLKTITTKRAELEQQLNDIAMVQLELDSAETRCREALTELQQKKMTTE